TGTGTTAGCCATTAGGACCGTCGAAACATATGTTTCCAACACGACAACCAAACAAACTATGAAAAAATTTAGCAATGATTTTTAACATGCACCGGTTCATCTCAAGGCGTCATGTTGTTGATATTGTGACTTACATCACAAAACTGTGAATCACATATCAAGATATGATCACAAGGCTGTCGATCTTGATGAATCTCATTGGCTGCTCttagatggtatcagagcctcctcCACGATCCGCTGGGCCGCCTGCTATCTTGATGAAACTCATTGGCTGCTCttagatggtatcagagcctcctcCACGATCTTGATGAAAAACGTGCGAGTTCAATGGtagaaaagcgaggtagaatcatcggaatcatttAGTCTATAGTCATCACATGCAATCAAACATATCATATAGaattactcaagtgttcacaactagatcaacaatatggtgaatctCAATCTCTTGATAAATTCACCCTATccgttgtcgatactcctccGATCTCTCGGATGAAAGCTACCGACACCGAAGTATTTAAAAAATCgttgatcgttcgctacactctatgtttcaatctctcgaccggaaacactcaagtgcTCAATGCAATCAGTTCGGAAATTcaatcaatattctcatacgtgatTAAACTCAAAGATCATTATAAAATTGATCAGaaattataaagcattaagacaAGATTTGCATTGGATAAACACTATTACAAGAGTAATTCATATGAATAGCAAGATTACAAAGAAaactacatcctaagctatcctagatcctacctctaTGAGGAAATAAGCTCCTCATAGTGCTTCGATTAGCTCCGATCTTCAACTCCATGGTTCTTGATTCCATTGTGTTGAAGGTGCTGAAGCTATCCCCTTTGTTCCAGGATCAGGCCTTCGTTCTTGCTCAAAATCTCAGAATATAGGATGAACTGCATAAAAATTCCAACCAGGTGCAGAAAAATCCAGTTTTCATATATAGGAATTGCAACCACGCCGGGCGTcagatccatcacgccgcgcgtggttgcttCTCTGCAtcctacgccgcgcgtgtaacttcccacgcccccggcgtagttcaACTTCATCCCTCACGCCGCGCGTGAGCCTTCCCACGCCGTGCGTGGTCACTAGTCAGAGGCCACTCTTTTCTTGATCAAAGTTCCACGCCGCGCGTGAGAGACTTCATGCCGCGCGTGAGAGGCTTCACGCCGCTCGTGATCAGAGTAAGATTTTGGGCTCTCTGTGATCatcatcacgcggcgcgtgatggaccacgcccccagcgtagttaaACTGTGACTTTTCCTGCATATTTTCCTGCTTTCTTGTATATCAAGTAACCTTGCTTCCGAGTTGATTTTCTCttgatttattgcttaaaaactCTAAAATAAGTCTAATGTTCCTCAAATAAGCATGGATTATGAGAGTGTGACGATACGTAATCAGATCACAAGGCTTTCGATCTTGATGAATCTCATTGGCTGCTCttagatggtatcagagcctcctccacgatccgttgggccgcCTGCTATCAAAATTCTGATCGGGCCATCCACCATTCATATCCGCGCCCCAAGCCCATCGCGCTGGGCGCGAGCGGGGGTATTAAGAAGTGTCACGTCGGTTGCGAAATGGcctgaatgtgtgtttataaagtagaggcaatcctcaccttacaaaccggttttgtagggttgagttagacccaaaaCTCAATTCGAAGAGCTACAATGCAGCTCCTCAATATTTTCCTCACCAGTCATATGGTCAGCAGCGGACCTAGGGGTAggggtgggccgcggcccacccccacgcccaaaaaataattttttttatatgtagggtattaatttaaatatattattaatgattttatgTCACCcggtatatatatgtacaaatattaatataaaaattaatttagagtatattattgatgactataagtaattcggtacacatattagttcaagtattagtgtaaatgttagttcataattaattgaatttagaataatagataaaattagcagttgaactagcgtatataaatatgaaatgacataaaaaatatgtttaattaatattaaaattttaaagtcccatattttcacatttgttgcaattttagtcctatctaaatatttttttattacttttttgctgtaaaattagcgaattttaatgggaaaaaattgtgaattttggtctcaaatttgatatttcatctttagattcaatgttggagacaataaatcacctttatagccaaaaatcacaatttttagagtaaaaatatagtttgttggtaccaaaatagtaacatgtgaaaatagaagagcaaaaaattcaatttgaaaatagattgactatttttcggcccacccacgatattttttctagttccgccactggtaacaaacattacaaatattaatatttcaataaacaatttcaattttaatatatgcaATGATTGTTACTAATGATCCACTACACggtaatgtaaaaaaaatgcaagttaggcataaaaaatgaatataaataattatacatgGTATATAATATCACCTCTCATAAAATTAAGTCTGCCtaaatttttttgcattttaCTTCTCTACAAATAATGTAAGCTATGCATTCTATACAGCAACACTACAATCACCTTTCTGTGAAATATCATCATGAGTTTCAATAGAAGGATGTTGAGACACTTCTATTCCTGCCATAACAGATGCTGATGGTTCACTTTCATCATTAACATGAGAAAGTTGAGAATTGACAAAATCTTCTTCAGTTGGATTGATTTCTAGTGGATCGACCTCGTCAACGTCACCGAAATGTGTGTGATTGATTTCATCCACATCATCTGAAAGTGTCGTGTTGTTGATGTCGTGACTTACATCACAAAACTGTGAATCATCTATCATGATATGATCACACGGCCGTCGATCTTGATGATGAATCTCATTGGCTACATGCAGCTCCTCAATATTTTCCTCACCAGTGATATGGTTAAGCTCTTCCTTTATTTCTTCATCAGCCTCTTGCTTTAGATCTTCATGGTTAAACTCGACAGCGACATCGTCGTCgttttcatcatcttcatacCCTAGCTCAGATTGATCCACCCCAAGGTGTGTGTCGCAGAGGTGCATATTATCAGCAACGGCGTCTGCATGAATCATATGGACAGAATTAACTGCACTTTCCACAGTACATAATTGTGCATGATGATCCATCTCTCTATCCATATGACTTAGATGCAATTGTCCAACCTCGATAGCATTGCCATAGAACTGAGGTTGTTCATCCTCACTAATGGCATTATATAGAACTGCATCTTCCTTCCGCAATCGTTTACCCGCCCCACCTTTTCTTCTAACCCTTTCTTTTCCTCTTACCCTTTTTCCATGTTCAGCTTGAGGTGTGGCTGTTAATATTGCCGGACCACTGATTTGGTCTCTCAAACATTCATGTGCAATGTATCTTATCCGAGATATTGATTCGATTTGTTGCGGATCTAACCCTTTTGTTGAAAAAGTATCCGCTATGTGTGCAATATCCCTCAGACCAGCATTCTGCAagcatttgtttattttctataaaaagCATTTCAAACTTACTCGATAATTACTACCAGATAAAAAATACTAAACTCATTAAACATATGCTTACCGTTCTCTGAAACTCGGATGACAGTGAAATAGGCCTCCCTATGAACCTGCGGGTAATTCTCATATACCAATCCATGTACTCGCTTTCATCAACACCCTCATCACCATCAACAATGTGGAGCTGACGGTCCATCCATTCAGTAAGCTCTGATTCCATTTTCCCCGACAAATCAACCCCACTATCAACTCCTCTACTCTTCCTCTCCCATCGCTCCACATCATCAGGAATTGATTGAAGCATGCCATATTGCCTTAAGCATCGATCCGGAAGATGTCTTTCTGCCTTGTCAAAGCATATTAACATTGTCTTTGACCTCCCAAGAATTAAAGTGCTTTTGATATGATCTGGAATTACCATACTGTCCATGTTTCGGTAGGGGAGCCATTCCACCTGTAGATTTATACTAGTAAAACCGGATTCTAtatcttaaaaaatataaagaatatcATCACCACACCAACATTAAACttacaaatgaaaaaaagacTTACATCACATGGCTTTAGGGAATCCAAAGCCTTCCGATAAAACACTAAATCGCGATTTGCATTTGGGCCACTTAGTTTTCCTTTCCATCTAAGCACAAAGGGAAACCGATCATGCATCATATCGAGATTGAGCTTTGGCCGTCCAATATTTAGGTGAAAGTAACTCCAACACTGCAAATGCATAATCAGTTAAACTCTATGAAGCAATGACACATGCACAGACACCTGACGCAATATTGACACGTAGACAcattaatttgagaaaaatggAAGTTATTGAATGTAACTACATGTTTGATGTGTTGATGTCCGACACCAGACACACCTTCAACTTGAAGTGTCAGTGTTACACAGGTTAAATCAGTacttaaataaagaaaaacttCAGTTTGAAAGAAAAGAATAATGGTGCGAGACTTAAAAAGAAAGGAACAACAACCTGCAGGAGCGTTAAACAGCCACTAATGGTGCTTTGAGTTTTTAGCGAGGCATTTCCCAGTGATCTATACAAGAATGACAATGCCGCTGCACCCCATGCATATTGCCCACATCGAACAAAATTCTCAAACAATGGCAAATACATTACAGGGACCTTATTCCCTGTAGTGGTGGAGAATATGGTGCTACCTACGAGATAAAGAAGATAAGCACGAGTATGTTGCTCTATCACTTCCATTGGAGCATCATCAGGACATCGAGAAAAGTACTCTTTCAACCAACTTAGTTTCACCATCCCACCACTTGTGTAACCTGATTCGGGTGCTCTGCCGAGATACTTTTCACAAACAGAAATGCATGAGGTATACGTAAGACCTATTACAGGTTCCCCATCAATTGCGAGCCCAATCAATAGTGCGACATCTTTAAGGGTTACCGTCATTTCACCGACATTCAAGTGAAAAGTGTTTGTTTCTCTTCTCCACCTTTCAACTAGAGCAGATATAAGCGGATTGTCTAGACTAATAGCTGGAATTGACCGTAAGTATCCGAATCCAGCTTTCTCTACCAATTCAATCTGTTTAGGCTTAAGTGTCCACTGATCAAGTTTTGAAGTGTGTTCATGACATCTGAGGGCACCGCGCTCCTGCTAATGTAATGTATCAAGAAGAAACAATCAATAATCAAGCTATGACAAGAATTTACAGAAAGTCAGAAACAAAGATGAAATAAATAGTGAAACCGAAAGTATTGGCAGTTAGCAAAATCCACCTGTCCTTCCCAAACTGCATTTGATACATGCTTGTCTTGATCATATAGAACTGAACCATCAATTGGTCCTGGATTAGTTGTGTAAGGGTCCGCTGCTCCCACTTCCATTATTGACAACTAAAATACAAGAAGAAAATTAAGGGTCTGTTTACTTTTTAgtaacattttttgtttttttaattatctaaaaTTTGGGTTCACTTTAAATTGCTAAGAGAAGATA
This portion of the Trifolium pratense cultivar HEN17-A07 linkage group LG3, ARS_RC_1.1, whole genome shotgun sequence genome encodes:
- the LOC123917199 gene encoding protein MAIN-LIKE 2-like isoform X1 produces the protein MEVGAADPYTTNPGPIDGSVLYDQDKHVSNAVWEGQQERGALRCHEHTSKLDQWTLKPKQIELVEKAGFGYLRSIPAISLDNPLISALVERWRRETNTFHLNVGEMTVTLKDVALLIGLAIDGEPVIGLTYTSCISVCEKYLGRAPESGYTSGGMVKLSWLKEYFSRCPDDAPMEVIEQHTRAYLLYLVGSTIFSTTTGNKVPVMYLPLFENFVRCGQYAWGAAALSFLYRSLGNASLKTQSTISGCLTLLQCWSYFHLNIGRPKLNLDMMHDRFPFVLRWKGKLSGPNANRDLVFYRKALDSLKPCDVEWLPYRNMDSMVIPDHIKSTLILGRSKTMLICFDKAERHLPDRCLRQYGMLQSIPDDVERWERKSRGVDSGVDLSGKMESELTEWMDRQLHIVDGDEGVDESEYMDWYMRITRRFIGRPISLSSEFQRTKINKCLQNAGLRDIAHIADTFSTKGLDPQQIESISRIRYIAHECLRDQISGPAILTATPQAEHGKRVRGKERVRRKGGAGKRLRKEDAVLYNAISEDEQPQFYGNAIEVGQLHLSHMDREMDHHAQLCTVESAVNSVHMIHADAVADNMHLCDTHLGVDQSELGYEDDENDDDVAVEFNHEDLKQEADEEIKEELNHITGEENIEELHVANEIHHQDRRPCDHIMIDDSQFCDVSHDINNTTLSDDVDEINHTHFGDVDEVDPLEINPTEEDFVNSQLSHVNDESEPSASVMAGIEVSQHPSIETHDDISQKGDCSVAV
- the LOC123917199 gene encoding protein MAIN-LIKE 2-like isoform X4; its protein translation is MEVGAADPYTTNPGPIDGSVLYDQDKHVSNAVWEGQERGALRCHEHTSKLDQWTLKPKQIELVEKAGFGYLRSIPAISLDNPLISALVERWRRETNTFHLNVGEMTVTLKDVALLIGLAIDGEPVIGLTYTSCISVCEKYLGRAPESGYTSGGMVKLSWLKEYFSRCPDDAPMEVIEQHTRAYLLYLVGSTIFSTTTGNKVPVMYLPLFENFVRCGQYAWGAAALSFLYRSLGNASLKTQSTISGCLTLLQCWSYFHLNIGRPKLNLDMMHDRFPFVLRWKGKLSGPNANRDLVFYRKALDSLKPCDVEWLPYRNMDSMVIPDHIKSTLILGRSKTMLICFDKAERHLPDRCLRQYGMLQSIPDDVERWERKSRGVDSGVDLSGKMESELTEWMDRQLHIVDGDEGVDESEYMDWYMRITRRFIGRPISLSSEFQRTNAGLRDIAHIADTFSTKGLDPQQIESISRIRYIAHECLRDQISGPAILTATPQAEHGKRVRGKERVRRKGGAGKRLRKEDAVLYNAISEDEQPQFYGNAIEVGQLHLSHMDREMDHHAQLCTVESAVNSVHMIHADAVADNMHLCDTHLGVDQSELGYEDDENDDDVAVEFNHEDLKQEADEEIKEELNHITGEENIEELHVANEIHHQDRRPCDHIMIDDSQFCDVSHDINNTTLSDDVDEINHTHFGDVDEVDPLEINPTEEDFVNSQLSHVNDESEPSASVMAGIEVSQHPSIETHDDISQKGDCSVAV
- the LOC123917199 gene encoding protein MAIN-LIKE 2-like isoform X3; translation: MEVGAADPYTTNPGPIDGSVLYDQDKHVSNAVWEGQQERGALRCHEHTSKLDQWTLKPKQIELVEKAGFGYLRSIPAISLDNPLISALVERWRRETNTFHLNVGEMTVTLKDVALLIGLAIDGEPVIGLTYTSCISVCEKYLGRAPESGYTSGGMVKLSWLKEYFSRCPDDAPMEVIEQHTRAYLLYLVGSTIFSTTTGNKVPVMYLPLFENFVRCGQYAWGAAALSFLYRSLGNASLKTQSTISGCLTLLQCWSYFHLNIGRPKLNLDMMHDRFPFVLRWKGKLSGPNANRDLVFYRKALDSLKPCDVEWLPYRNMDSMVIPDHIKSTLILGRSKTMLICFDKAERHLPDRCLRQYGMLQSIPDDVERWERKSRGVDSGVDLSGKMESELTEWMDRQLHIVDGDEGVDESEYMDWYMRITRRFIGRPISLSSEFQRTNAGLRDIAHIADTFSTKGLDPQQIESISRIRYIAHECLRDQISGPAILTATPQAEHGKRVRGKERVRRKGGAGKRLRKEDAVLYNAISEDEQPQFYGNAIEVGQLHLSHMDREMDHHAQLCTVESAVNSVHMIHADAVADNMHLCDTHLGVDQSELGYEDDENDDDVAVEFNHEDLKQEADEEIKEELNHITGEENIEELHVANEIHHQDRRPCDHIMIDDSQFCDVSHDINNTTLSDDVDEINHTHFGDVDEVDPLEINPTEEDFVNSQLSHVNDESEPSASVMAGIEVSQHPSIETHDDISQKGDCSVAV
- the LOC123917199 gene encoding protein MAIN-LIKE 2-like isoform X2 → MEVGAADPYTTNPGPIDGSVLYDQDKHVSNAVWEGQERGALRCHEHTSKLDQWTLKPKQIELVEKAGFGYLRSIPAISLDNPLISALVERWRRETNTFHLNVGEMTVTLKDVALLIGLAIDGEPVIGLTYTSCISVCEKYLGRAPESGYTSGGMVKLSWLKEYFSRCPDDAPMEVIEQHTRAYLLYLVGSTIFSTTTGNKVPVMYLPLFENFVRCGQYAWGAAALSFLYRSLGNASLKTQSTISGCLTLLQCWSYFHLNIGRPKLNLDMMHDRFPFVLRWKGKLSGPNANRDLVFYRKALDSLKPCDVEWLPYRNMDSMVIPDHIKSTLILGRSKTMLICFDKAERHLPDRCLRQYGMLQSIPDDVERWERKSRGVDSGVDLSGKMESELTEWMDRQLHIVDGDEGVDESEYMDWYMRITRRFIGRPISLSSEFQRTKINKCLQNAGLRDIAHIADTFSTKGLDPQQIESISRIRYIAHECLRDQISGPAILTATPQAEHGKRVRGKERVRRKGGAGKRLRKEDAVLYNAISEDEQPQFYGNAIEVGQLHLSHMDREMDHHAQLCTVESAVNSVHMIHADAVADNMHLCDTHLGVDQSELGYEDDENDDDVAVEFNHEDLKQEADEEIKEELNHITGEENIEELHVANEIHHQDRRPCDHIMIDDSQFCDVSHDINNTTLSDDVDEINHTHFGDVDEVDPLEINPTEEDFVNSQLSHVNDESEPSASVMAGIEVSQHPSIETHDDISQKGDCSVAV